The Rhododendron vialii isolate Sample 1 chromosome 3a, ASM3025357v1 nucleotide sequence gcatggtttttgtttttatcgaCAAACTACCATTTTGCAAGAAAGATTAACAAGATTGGCTACAATCTCAATGAAAATGTGGCACCGTTCCACTAAGAGCATTTTTGGGCATTCGGggctttttaaattttatgttttttgagacacgtcattctctcacaaataTTAactaaaaagcccaaaaatccaaaaaatagcGAAACAGGCCCCGTGGACAAGTAAAGTACGATGAGTCGATGACTCAATTGAAAGTTTTGCTTCGAAAAAAATGCAAAGGAAatgttgttttctttgaatcgATTGTCCTAATCCCAAAGCACTATAACCACGGTcattttgatgttgatttttttgaagttgttcaagctaaaaaaacaatataaatttgtatttttttggatgcttttatgtgttttattttattttgtatgggTGAATAAGCAACAAAGCATAAGATTAAACTATGATAACTCAAATATCGGAACTGACACTGAGAATAATGCGACCCTACTTTGGTTTACTAGGCTTGTCACCATCAAGCATTTATACTTTCACCTTAGAATGCTATGATTGGGACACATATATTAGGATGTGATTCGGATTAGATATTCTCGCGCAGATTAAACGGTTCTAAATATATTTCTGTCTGTGGCACTACTTTTCACCTTACTGGGTGGATGGCTTAATCTCGTATggttgcctttcaaaaaaattctcgtATGGTCGGAGCGATCTGAACTTTTGCAAGTGCAATAAGGTTAGCTGgcccaaaatgaaaaatgggtCGAAGCATCCGAAAACCATCTCACTAATAAGTGAATTAGACTAATGTAAATGAGCAGAATTATGCCGTATAGTGAGTTATTCAAGCGTAGACAAAGCCCTGCCGATCGGCTCCCCCCTCTGGTAGCCTTTTCCCCAGTCCGATCGGCTGGCTCTATCTCTCCGATCGGCCTCCCCTTTTCCGACTCCCCTCCCTGTCCGAtcggtttcttcttctttctctacCGTGCGGGGCTGAGTTCGCGATTTggattttttaagttttctatGCAGGTTGTGGTTATGCTGGAGTGGCTATCGGGCTTAACTAGACCGCGGCAGATTGTGGTCGTGCAAGTTCGGCGGCAGATGTTTTTGGCGGAATAAGTGGCTTAACTAGACAGCGGCAGATTGGACTACTGAACAAATCTGCAATGTTCAgtcaagctaatttttcacgTGGATGACATGCTTAGTAAGTTCTACGAAATGAATAAATAACTATTGTTGAACGTGGACAGAAGAGAGAGCCCGCCAAGAACAAAAACTGAATCGGACCAAACCGAACCTGACCTGACCAAACAAAATTGGACAGCAGCTTTGTATGTGTCACCTTAACATGTCAAAATTTGTGATTCATAAATTAAACAATAGAATCTAAGAAataatccaaaattccaaacaaaCAGCATTttacattctttcttttttttcttttacatatAGCACTTTCCATCCTCAATTTCTCATCATCAACATTTATTTACAAATTCCAAACGCCATACAACAAACCCCAAAATCCAAACCACtacccaaaatatatatatatatatatatatatatatatatatatatgtatgtatgtatgtatgaaaCACTTTTATCTAGACCTCCTATCTACCAATTACcttaataaaaaaacatttatttATGATCACTTGTGCGCCTTTCCTCTGAGCTTAACACCGAGGACCCTCTCCATCTTCCCCAGCACAGCCTGATTCGGCACCGCCTTCCCGTTCTCGTACTCCTGCACCACCCGCGGCAGCTCGTTGATCTGCTTCGCCAGCTCGGCCTGGCTCATCTTCTTCTCGATCCTCGCCTTCTGGATCGCCTGCCGCACCTCCAGCCCCACCCTGTCCAGCGCCGCCGGCTCCGCCGCTTCGTCCAGCTTCCGCACGTTCACGGCCGTCGCCGGCGGCTTCTTGTTCGCCCCGGCGTCGAACTTCTTCACGGTCTGGACCTGGGCGCCCGACCGGAGAGCCTGGTTCACGACCTTCGGGTCGCGCAAGTCGTGGGTCTTAGGCTTGGACTTGTGGATCACCACGGGTTCCCAGTCCTGGGTCACGGTTCCTGAAAATCGGCTAGGCATATCGTCGGAAACGAAGATTGATTCGTTAATTGATATCAATGATATCTACgtaaaattggagagagaatgTATCGATTGATTTGTAAACAGAGGCTGTGGGAGGGGAAATTATATATAGGACACAAGGGGGTCTGGAAAGTTCTTGGCGTTTTGTATTCAGATGGATAGAATTGGTTGTTTCTCTGGAACGTTCTTGAGGATGGATTGACGTGGCGTTTTTTGATATCGGGTGGGATGCTGATTTGTTCAACCACGTTGAAATTGACAGCCTTGGCCCCCAAGTATTCTTCCCTATCCTTTTTTTCCCCAGAAATCCTACGAGGACCGACCAAAACCCACTGaaattgtaccgacggccaccgccgggccgtctccggccaccggacggccgatccaagccgtccaataattctaaaaaaaaaactgagggggtcgatgcgggaatcaacggcatccgatgtgtgtatggtggttggatcaagcacccatTTTTTCGTATACATATGTATAAGAAAAAgttgggtgcttgatccaaccaccatacacacatcggattcCATTGATTCCCACGCAAACCccctcggattttttttttagaatttttggacggctcggatcggccgtttggtggccagagacggcccggcagtggccgtcggtacgattttggTGGGTTTTAATCGGTACGACTAGCAATACTCCTCTTTTTTTCCATCTCGTTTGTGGGCGGCTGTTGCCCCCATAGATTCGATTCGATTCTCACCATCAACGAATTTCAAAACTGTCGGCCCCGTTCGTTTAagaattttggattctaatcattatcatatttttctccaatcattactatcatctttctctttatctctctccattcattactcatattttcaatcattactctatttatttttacattcaTTATCtataaatccaaattcaaaatcccaaaacgaacagaTGGTCCCAAagatttaggccccgttcaattaagattcttattttttaagtatttattttttgttttacgagatatgtcattttctcacaatatattacctttaattcaataaataagtatttatttaaaaaatagtgGAACGAGAGTATTTGGTTAGCATTTTGTCTCACCTTTAATCTCAGACCAAACAAAAGAAGATAAAGTTTTTATGATATGGTTCTGTTTCTTATTccaaattcattatttttatgaATTACGAAGAGTTTTTCCGTATGGGATATAATTGAACTTTTTAGGTGATAGTGATATACAATTCGAgctttttaagatttttttcaTACCAAATTGCAGTGTTATGATGGACCATTTCAAAATACTATCCACTGAAGTAGGATCTCTTTGAATGTGAAGAGTAATTTAAAGGGGTTTGAAGGGCAATTTAAagggtattttcttcttttaagtGAAAAacgaatagagaaaaaaaagatactTTAAAGGGGAAATTACATATCAATGGAGAAAGGAGTAAATAATGCCCAAGtgatggagaggttttttcaaaatttcataaatatggaacggaggaaaaataatttcccatacatgaaacggaggaaaaataattccccatacatggagtTCGAATCTGGATATCCTAAGTTGCCATTTCCATGAAgggacaacttaggttcatagaagggACCTAAGTCTATGAACCTAAATCTATCCGCTTCTACATAAATCTATAAACCTAAGTCGTCCCTTCTATGAACTTcttaaatattcaattttttgagcatttcttcaatctccttatcatttctattattttctgagaaatttgagatctgggttacttgtagatttgagtttttaaagtattttgagattagtgtattttggctaattttttagaaagagaaatgatagagaaaataagatatatGTTTTCTAGCATCCActttatacttttgcttttagattttagaaattgccacttaaaatttcttgtttggttttacttgaaaatgtgaagaagtTATGCTACTAGCTAATAAAGGGGCAATTTAAGTTCATAAAAAGGGCAACTTAGGtgcatagaaggggcaacttaaattcaaactcagatttgactacaaaccgacttcttgttttgggaatttttttcctccgtttcatgcaTAGAGAATTTCAGTTGGTCCATTTCATGCAAATCTACAAGTAACCCAGAttccaaatttctcaaaaaataatagaaatggtaaggagattgaagaaatactcaagaaattgaatacccAGGAAATTCATAGAAGGAGCGACTTAGTTTCATagaaagggcaacttaggtACATAGAAGGAGCAACTTAAATTCATGGAAATGGCAACTTAGGATATCCAGATTCGgactccatgtatggggaattatttttcctccgtttcatgtatggggaattatttttcctccgttccatatttatggaattttgaaaaaaccttTCCATCACTTGGGCATTATTTACCCCTTTCTCCACTAATATGTAATTTCCCCTACTTTAAAATGTATAATTAATCACGTGATTAGGCGTGTATACATgggtttattattttattttgtaaaccAACAAATAGTGAAATTATGAAAACAACACTGATTTTCATATTGTTTTCGTTGTTAtctattctttttgttttgtggaaTTTTTGGTTACAATTCCTATACTTTAAGCTTTGAGTAAGTGACAATAACACTCATTGAGAACGTTGTTAACAACAGAGTCGAAAAGTCTAAAATCTTATTCTATTACCCTTACACCAGCTCATTTCGCGTACCTTCTCTCTCATTCATATAATCTTTCAATGACAACCAAAGGCACTGCGTCAATCTTCTGTATTGAATTACATTTGACCGCATCGAATTGCGCTTGGCCACTACGAATTGTACTTGGCCGCTACAAATTACACTTGTCTGctatgaattactcttggccgcatcgaattgcacttggcatCTACGAATTGCATTTAAccacatcgaattgcacttggcggCTACTAATTGCaattggccgcatcaaattgcacttgacATCTACGAAatgcacttggccgctacgaattactcttaactgcatcgaattgcacttggcctcatCAAATGGCTCTTGGCCTCATCGTATTGCATTTGGAAGAAGAGCTACAAGAAGCTTATCACAGGGGTGTAAgtgttaaaaaaaagttcagtGGGGTGTTTCTGACACTCGCTCAGAGTAGAGGGGTGTAAAAGTCTATTTCCCCTTTTATTTTCCTGAAATTCGGAAAACCTTTTGCGAGACCCGAAACCCAACCCGGTTCgaggctctttttttttttttttttttgggtcaagcgGAAATTCGGTTCGAGGCTTTTCGTCTCTGCGGGAACCATAGAAAACCCAAAATATGGCGCCAAAATCCAATtgactgctctctctctctctccataaaagCTGAGCTCTCTatctcccttctctcttttaTGCGACGATCGAACAATGCAGCGCCAGAAGTCGATACTCTCCTTCCTCCAAAGACCCTCGCCTGAAAACCAGAAACCCAGCCAAAACACCCTCGACGGTCACCGCCTCCCTCCTCAGTTTCCGCCCaagcaaccaaaccaaaacgccGTCGTACCCAATCAACCTCCCGTAGCGTCAACTTTCGGCTCCTCCATCGAAATAGACACTCCGCCGGAGAAGGTGCCGCGTCGGATTTTTCCGGCGGGATTCGCCGGAGATGACGGAGGCGGGACGAGTTCTACGGTCTCGAGCATTATGCACAAGTTCGTGAAGGTTAAGGATACAGAGAAATGTGTTGATAGGTACGGGTTTTGAATTGATAGAGTATTTAACTATTTATCGGTCTCTGCTTAGGGTTTGGTTACTGCTTTCATATTGAAGAGTTAGTGACTGAACGGTAACTTATTATTCGTCGACTATGTTCTAGTTCAGAGCAGTACGAATTTGATTTACTTATCAATTATTATTGTCATTGGTATACAAGAAAGttaactgcattacatgttccttttcatgaactaaactAACAATAATACGCTCCTAAGGTCTCATGTCCAAAATCTCTTTTGGGCCAGTTCATACAGAGCTTTGCGCTCATGCTAGTGGGCGGTGAGATTGGTCCCCATGATTAGTCGAGGTTCGCGTAAGCTGCCTCGACACttggttatttaaaaaaaaaactaagaataATACAGACCTAAGTCTCATATTCAAATCCACCCAAGTGTTGTAAACTCTTTTGGGCTAGTACATACGGGGTTTTACTCCGGCTTTAATTGGACCCTCCGCTAGTGGGAGGCGGGATTGATCCCCCGGATTActagtcgaggtgcacgtaagcaggcccagacacctgagttattagaaaaagaaaaaaaacaaaacaataataCTGATTCGATTTGTTTCCATTTCATCGTGTGCAAGTAATTATAATTGAGGTGGTGAGATTCAATTCCAGgaataaattttgaattgaTTGTTAGATTGTGTTTTAGTACTTTTAAGGTAGACATAGTTGTATGGTTATTATTAAGTCTCATTTGAatggttattgttatttcttttgGAATATAGGAAACTTTCGTGCTGTTGTGTACTTGGGGTGTTTGGCATTTAGCCCGTGTGAGCATGTGCTATTTTTCTAGAGGAAAACCCCATTAGACTATGTTGATATATTAATTCTCCTTGAATTCCTCATTTGTGACTATGTTATCTTTGAGCTATAATCTGTCAATCTAGCTAAATgcaaatgcaaacaaaaacacTTAATTCCAGCCTTTTTCCCATGCGTGTCACTTCTTCTTTACCTCATGTGCTTGTGTTGTTTACCCTTGATTATATTTATGTTGGCATCTTACAACATTTGTATGCTACTTTTAGGAACCAAGCATGTGGCGGTTCCTCCAAAGCCTGCTCAATTTATAGTAAATCAAGTAGCCTGGAAGCATTGCCTAATGAACATGCAGCTTTTGAACATCCTTTGAAGGGAAATGTTCTCAATGCCATTCGACAAGATCGCCCAGGGGATAAGGGGTGTCCCTTGCTTATAGAAACAAACGATGACGATATTTTTGGGCCAGAAACACCGGGTACTCGTCCGCTTGTTCCGCGGTCGAAGCGAATTCAAGAGGACTGCTCCAACTTTGGGGATAGGAGTGATTGCTCATTGTTGGACTCTAGCAAACGGATGAAGCTACTTCAAGATTCAAAGGCTGGAAACAAAAACCGCGAAGAGCTATCTGAAGTGACTAGTAAGTTTGAATGGCTCGATCCTTCTCAGATCAGGGATGCTAATGGAAGGAGGCCCGGCAATGCGCTATATGACAAGAGGACATTGTATATACCTCCCAATGTGTTGAATAAAATGTCAGCATCACAAAAGCAATATTGGAATGCCAAATCTCATTATATGGACATTGTGCTTTTCTTCAAAGTGGTCAGTTATGAAGCTCCCATATCATCTCTCATTTGTTCTTTTTGAGTTTAGGTTGTCATATTTTCTGTCCACGTGATACGATGCACTAATAGCTAGCTCGATAAAGTCAAATGGTTATAGTTACACGATCAAGGCAAGTTATCAATACTATTACGGGCACTATTACTTCTATGCATGTATCTATGAAATTTTGAATGGACAAGATTGTTTCTTACCCTCTTGTTTATTTGTCGAGACTACACTCAGCTAACTCTACAGCTATGCATGTCATACAGGGAAAATTCTACGAGCTGTATGAACTTGATGCCGAAATTGGTCATAAGGAGCTTGACTGGAAAATGACATTCAGTGGTGTGGGAAAATGTCGACAGGTATTTTCTTCTGGCACTGAGTTTCTAGTTCTTCTCTTGATCAGCTCATAATGAGGTTTTTTGTAGATGTTGAAATTATTTCTACCCATTGACATGTTCCTTTGGCCAGGTTGGCATCTCTGAGAGTGGGATTGATGATGCCGTTCAGAAGCTGATTGCTCGTGGGTGAGgaaatgttttatttttattatttgggCACAATATTCCAATCTGCGTGACTGCTGAATGTATCTTAGGCCTAGATCTTACCCTCTAAATGGGTCCAAATGTTCCATTCTTAAAGCAGAATGAGTTGTGGAAAGGTAAGGATGCCTTACACCTTTTGTTGTGAATATTGGCCCCAGATAGAGCATGCAGTCATTAGTCAATGACTCAATATCGATGCGTGTTAGGCCAGTCATTTACACATTACTCCTGTTTGGCTTTATAGTATCGAGGTATTTTAGCCTCTTTTGCCATATCTTCTTTCTGAAGGTATAAGGTTGGACGGATGGAGCAGTTGGAAACGTCTGAACAAGCAAAAGCCAGAGGTTCCACTGCTGTAAGTTTTCCTCTGACCGTTGAAATGGCCAAGTTATTTCACATACTGACAATTTTGTCTTTCTCTGTGTCATCtttgacaaataaaaatctttttgatCTTTTCGTTCTTTTCATTTCCACCTACGGCAGTTCTCACAAGGTGTAGCCCCCTGCTGTTAGCCAAGGAATTCTGTAAGGTTTAATGCGTTTGGGTGGAAACTATTTCAGAGGCCTAAGTTTCAATAATGCATGATACTGTCACCCCAATCTTCCAGGCCATAGCCAGTCTATGACTCATGCACCTAAAGTCAACAAGGTATCAAATAAACCCAATGTGCATTGAAAACCTTCCATCCATAGGTGGTGTCAAGGCTTTTATTTAGCCATTTAGAAATCCAAACCAAGGAGATGGATGGAAGACTTTTGAAAGTTCTTATGTTAGCTTTTACTTTTTATTCATCTTACTTTTGTCATCAATCATGGCTCTCTTTTTAGTTGTTGAGAGGGACGGCTGAAGTAATCTACATGATTCTGTCTGCTGCTCCTAAAATATAATACTGGATTCATGacgtgtagttttttttttttgatcagcaattCATGATGTGTAGTTGGCCGAACACTCTAATCCTTCTCATATACCCCTTCAGGGGTTTTCCACTCATATCTGGTTTCTTGTAGTAGAAGCTAGTGTATACAAAGCTTATTCATATTTTTCAACCTGCTGTAATATCAAATAGACAATATTTGTGTGTACCTACGTCAAATGGACTTAGTTCACGATCTTGGAGTCTTCTGGAATGTAATTGCTTCcttcttttgtatttctaaGTTCACAGCTCCCGGTACTGTGCTAAAACTAGTAAGTATAATAAATCTAGATTCAGCCACTTAGGTATTTACTTTTGTTACTTCGTATATTTTGGCAACTTTTGGTCATgtctcattctcagattgtaCAACTAGTGTCTCATTGACAGATGGTTCCAAGATGTTGCCAATTGAAGATTTGATATCACATGAAGTAAGGAAACTGTTATGACTGTTATGATCTGTAATTTTGGTTTTCAGGTGATCCAAAGAAAACTTGTTCAAGTGGTCACACCATCAACCACAATGGATGGTAACATGGGGCCTGATTCTGTTCATCTTCTCTCTGTAAAAGAGGTTGGCATTGTTCTTTTATGATTAACCATACAAATGCAGGATGTTAATGTTTTGATTGGTTTGTTGACTTTGAATTTGTTGGTTGCTTCtgtctattttttcttttctttccttgttctaTCTATGTTTCATcaatattgatttttttgtgtgtgtggtggttTTGTTTTGACATTTGTATCCAGGGTAACTGCGAACTGAGGAATGGCTCAACTGTATATGGATTTGCTTTTGTGGACTCAGCTGCTTTAAAATTTTGGGTCGGTTCCATTAGTGATGATGCCTCCTGTGCCACTTTGGGGGCCTTGTTGATGCAAGTATGTTTTGTTCTACTTAATGTTTTGAATGATTTATGTACCTGCAATCTACGAAAATAGGCATTATACTATTATCCGGTCATTTGTTTTGATAATAGGTTTCGCCTAAGGAAGTTATATATGAAATTCGAGGTAACTTATTTACTTGAATTTCAAATTATGGATTCTGATATTGACCCAGAGCTTTTCTCAAGACTGCTATTTCTCAAATATGTTCCAGGGATGTCCAAGGAAGCTCAAAAAGCTCTCAAAAAATACACATCAACAGGTGAGTGGATGATTACAGTTAAAACTTTTAGTTAGAATTTCCTGAAAATCATATCTTGTTCTTTTATCAACATATATTGGTGCTCTTTCGCATAGAAGCAGACTAACATAGAAAAAATGGCAGATAGAATACTCACAACTTAGAAGGTTTCATGCGACTTAAGAGTGGAGAAATATGATTTTAACCACAATCGGCTTTAAGCCATAGTTTGCTATTACCATGAAGAGTTGGTCTCTTGTTTATTCAGTGTATTTGCGTTCTTGAGGTTAGTTGTTCTAGGAAATGACTGTCTCTCTCATGTCAGCCATAGTTCATTAGGAAGAACTTCAATTacaaagtgtttggacttccaTTAATGTAGAAGACAAggttcaaaattttcaagacAAAGGGATTAGTTTTGAAGTTCCGTCTATATCGCAGGATCATCACTACTGACTCCAGTACAACCAGCCATTGATATGGGCAATGGCTCTGATGTCAGAAATGTGATTCAGCTGAAGGGATACTTCAAAGGTTCTGGTAACAAATGGGATCAAGCTCTGGAAGGTGTTATGCACCATGATCTTGCTTTGTGTGCTCTTGGTGGCCTTATTAGTCATCTATCAAGGTTGATGGTAAGCTTTCCCATGTGGCATATCTCAACATTGGGAGCATTAAATATCTTCCGTAGTTTTGTGACTGGCACCTTCCGATTGTTTGGCAGTTAGATGACGTTTTGCGTAACGGAGATATTCTACCATACCAAGTCTATAAAGGTTGCCTCAGAATGGATGGGCAGACACTGGTTAATCTTGAAATTTTTAGTAATAATGCTGATGGTGGTCCATCAGGCAAGTTTTCACAACTAACCTTCAAGTGTTGCTACTTGTTTTGAAGACCAATTGCCTTCTCTATTACAACATTTTGATTTCCTTAGTTATGTTACTTCAAGTTTCTCTTATTTGAGTTTCAGGTACACTGTACAGTTATCTTAATAACTGTATAACTGCATCTGGTAAGCGTCTTCTGAAAAACTGGATCTGCCATCCTCTGAAAGATGTAGAGGAAATTAATTGTAGGCTTAATGTGGTTGAAGAACTAATGACTCATCCCGAGGTTGTGTTACTTATCGCTCAATATCTTCGCAAGCTCCCAGACTTGGAAAGGTTGCTTGGACGAGTTAAGGCTAGCTTTCAGTCATCTGCTACACTCGTTCTGCCATTAATTGGCATAAAAGTTTTGAAGCAGCGAGTAAGTCTTTTCTACCTCTTAACATAAGCAATGCGGCCTTTGTTCACTCTGAATAGGTTTTGAAATTGCAGATATTTTTCAGTAGTTTGCAAATAAATAGAGCATTTTTGTAGCAATTCTTTTCGTTTGACGTAAATATATAAGCAGTTAGGAGTGAGCACAAGCCACATGGTCCCATGTTAGTAAGTTTTGAAATTAAGCATCTCTTGTGTTAGTTTGCATTGCATTTTGTGTCGATCCTTTTTGTTCAATGTAAAGATATAAGTTATAACTATTCGAGAGCGGCACAGGTCAAAACATTTGGGTCTCTTGTTAAAGGCTTGCGTGTTGGAGTAGATTTGTTGACACTTCTGCAAAACGAGGGGCACACGATCTTATCAATGTCAAAGGTTCTCAACCTTCCAGTGCTAAATGGTAGCGACGGGCTTGATAAATTCCTTACTCAATTTGAAGCA carries:
- the LOC131320182 gene encoding multiprotein-bridging factor 1c; translated protein: MPSRFSGTVTQDWEPVVIHKSKPKTHDLRDPKVVNQALRSGAQVQTVKKFDAGANKKPPATAVNVRKLDEAAEPAALDRVGLEVRQAIQKARIEKKMSQAELAKQINELPRVVQEYENGKAVPNQAVLGKMERVLGVKLRGKAHK
- the LOC131320183 gene encoding DNA mismatch repair protein MSH7, which translates into the protein MQRQKSILSFLQRPSPENQKPSQNTLDGHRLPPQFPPKQPNQNAVVPNQPPVASTFGSSIEIDTPPEKVPRRIFPAGFAGDDGGGTSSTVSSIMHKFVKVKDTEKCVDRNQACGGSSKACSIYSKSSSLEALPNEHAAFEHPLKGNVLNAIRQDRPGDKGCPLLIETNDDDIFGPETPGTRPLVPRSKRIQEDCSNFGDRSDCSLLDSSKRMKLLQDSKAGNKNREELSEVTSKFEWLDPSQIRDANGRRPGNALYDKRTLYIPPNVLNKMSASQKQYWNAKSHYMDIVLFFKVGKFYELYELDAEIGHKELDWKMTFSGVGKCRQVGISESGIDDAVQKLIARGYKVGRMEQLETSEQAKARGSTAVIQRKLVQVVTPSTTMDGNMGPDSVHLLSVKEGNCELRNGSTVYGFAFVDSAALKFWVGSISDDASCATLGALLMQVSPKEVIYEIRGMSKEAQKALKKYTSTGSSLLTPVQPAIDMGNGSDVRNVIQLKGYFKGSGNKWDQALEGVMHHDLALCALGGLISHLSRLMLDDVLRNGDILPYQVYKGCLRMDGQTLVNLEIFSNNADGGPSGTLYSYLNNCITASGKRLLKNWICHPLKDVEEINCRLNVVEELMTHPEVVLLIAQYLRKLPDLERLLGRVKASFQSSATLVLPLIGIKVLKQRVKTFGSLVKGLRVGVDLLTLLQNEGHTILSMSKVLNLPVLNGSDGLDKFLTQFEAAVESDFPNYQDHNVKDSDADILSILIELFVEKAVEWSQVIHAIDRIDVLRSFTVTANSSCGAMSRPVILPLSESPSLSQVIRGPILNIRGLWHPNALGENGELPVPNDIVLGEEADGYHPRTLLLTGPNMGGKSTLLRATCLAVILAQLGSYVPCEVCVLSLVDTIFTRLGATDRIMTGESTFFIECTETASVLQNATQDSLVILDELGRGTSTFDGYAIAYAVFRHLVEKVNCRLLFATHYHPLTKEFASHPHVILQHMACAFKSNSNNSFQGGNDLVFLYRLASGACPESYGMQVALMAGIPKRVVETAARAGEVMKQSIGESFKSSERRSEFSSLHEEWLKTLLSVSTTGEGNVDDDNDAFDSLFCLWHELRNSYKVG